From a region of the Mycobacterium intracellulare ATCC 13950 genome:
- a CDS encoding 5-(carboxyamino)imidazole ribonucleotide synthase: MMAVPSTRPPGAAPLETRPPAARAVPRVIPVVAMVGGGQLARMTHQAAIALGQTLRVLATDADESAALVAPDVVIGSHTDLEDLRRVAEGADVLTFDHEHVPTELLDKLVAEGINVAPPPQALVHAQDKLVMRRRLEALGVPVPRYAEIRSVDELDEFARGIAGPVVVKAIRGGYDGRGVRMARDPVHAREIAAAFLADGVPVMAEEQVNLRRELSALVARSPFGQGAAWPVVETVQRDGICVQVIAPAPDLPGDASAEAQRLALRLAGELGVVGVLAVELFETGDGSLLVNELAMRPHNSGHWTMDGSRTSQFEQHLRAVLDYPLGDTDALAPVTVMANVLGAATPPQMSVDERLHHLFARMPDARVHLYGKQERPGRKVGHINFVGLDPARESVAKLRERADLAAHWLSHGQWTDGWDPHAGDDAERSR; encoded by the coding sequence ATGATGGCCGTGCCGAGTACACGCCCCCCGGGCGCAGCCCCCCTCGAAACGCGCCCCCCGGCCGCCCGAGCCGTTCCCCGGGTCATCCCCGTGGTCGCGATGGTCGGAGGCGGTCAGCTCGCCCGGATGACCCACCAGGCGGCGATCGCCCTTGGGCAGACGCTGCGGGTGCTGGCCACCGACGCCGACGAATCGGCCGCGCTGGTCGCCCCCGACGTGGTGATCGGTTCGCACACCGATCTCGAGGACCTGCGCCGGGTGGCCGAGGGTGCCGACGTGCTGACGTTCGACCACGAGCACGTGCCGACCGAACTGCTGGACAAGCTCGTCGCCGAGGGCATCAACGTGGCGCCACCGCCGCAGGCGCTGGTGCACGCGCAGGACAAGCTCGTGATGCGGCGGCGGTTGGAGGCCCTCGGCGTGCCGGTGCCCCGCTACGCCGAGATCCGCAGCGTCGACGAACTCGACGAGTTCGCGCGGGGGATCGCCGGGCCCGTGGTGGTCAAGGCGATCCGCGGCGGTTACGACGGGCGTGGGGTGCGGATGGCCCGCGACCCGGTGCACGCCCGCGAGATCGCGGCCGCCTTCCTGGCCGACGGCGTGCCGGTGATGGCCGAGGAGCAGGTGAACCTGCGCCGCGAGCTCTCCGCGCTGGTGGCCCGGTCGCCGTTCGGGCAGGGGGCGGCGTGGCCGGTCGTCGAGACCGTGCAGCGCGACGGGATCTGCGTGCAGGTGATCGCCCCCGCGCCGGACCTGCCCGGCGACGCCTCCGCCGAGGCGCAGCGGCTGGCGTTGCGGCTCGCCGGCGAACTCGGGGTGGTCGGCGTGCTCGCGGTCGAGCTGTTCGAGACCGGTGACGGGTCGCTGCTCGTCAACGAGCTGGCGATGCGGCCGCACAACTCGGGGCACTGGACCATGGACGGGTCGCGCACCAGCCAGTTCGAGCAGCATCTGCGCGCGGTGCTCGACTACCCGCTCGGCGACACCGACGCGCTGGCGCCGGTGACCGTGATGGCCAACGTGCTGGGCGCCGCGACGCCCCCGCAGATGAGCGTCGACGAGCGGCTGCACCACCTGTTCGCGCGGATGCCCGACGCGCGGGTGCACCTGTACGGCAAGCAGGAGCGCCCCGGCCGCAAGGTCGGCCACATCAACTTCGTCGGCCTGGACCCGGCCCGCGAAAGCGTGGCGAAGCTGCGGGAACGCGCCGACCTGGCGGCACACTGGTTGTCACACGGGCAGTGGACGGACGGATGGGATCCACACGCCGGCGACGATGCGGAGCGCAGTCGATGA
- a CDS encoding AMP-binding protein produces the protein MAADIATMLLDRLGDEHVGLRTRDRDWTWDEVVRESAARAALARSMRSDGPFHIGVLLDNLPDFVFWLGGAALAGATVVGINPTRGAAELAEEIRHTDCQMIVTDAAGTERLRGLGLELAADRFLQVDDPGYRERVDAHRGQPDVAAGVGPESLFLLLFTSGTTGASKAVKCSQGRLALIAHTATEKFGHVRDDVDYCCMPLFHGNAIMALWAPALANGATVCLTPVFSASRFLPDVRYFGATFFTYVGKALAYLMATPERPDDADNALVRGFGTEASPDDQAQFRRRFGAELLEGYGSSEGGGAVAHAPDAPPGALGRPAHPGVAVVDPQTLTDCPPALLDEHSRVLNPDEAVGEIVDKAGTRTFEGYYKNDDADAERIRNGWYWTGDLGYRDEAGFLYFAGRRGDWIRVDGENTSALSIERVLRRHPDVVAAGVYAVPDPRSGDQVMAALEVADPESFDAAGFAAYLSAQQDLGSKGAPRFLRLSTSLPVTGSNKVLKRVLQRQRWHTDDPVYRWAGRGASAYHRMSADEKRSLDAEFASHGRQRYL, from the coding sequence ATGGCCGCCGACATCGCGACGATGCTCCTCGATCGCCTCGGTGACGAACACGTCGGGCTGCGCACCCGCGACCGCGACTGGACGTGGGACGAGGTGGTCCGCGAATCCGCCGCGCGCGCCGCGCTGGCCCGATCGATGCGCAGTGACGGCCCGTTTCACATCGGGGTGCTGCTGGACAACCTGCCCGACTTCGTCTTCTGGCTCGGCGGCGCGGCGCTGGCGGGGGCGACCGTGGTGGGCATCAACCCGACCCGCGGCGCCGCCGAGCTGGCCGAAGAGATCCGGCACACCGATTGCCAGATGATCGTCACCGACGCCGCGGGCACGGAGCGACTGCGCGGGCTCGGCCTGGAACTGGCGGCGGACCGTTTTCTGCAGGTCGACGACCCCGGCTACCGCGAGCGCGTGGACGCCCACCGCGGCCAACCCGACGTCGCGGCCGGGGTCGGCCCGGAGTCGTTGTTCCTGCTGCTGTTCACCTCGGGGACGACGGGCGCGTCGAAGGCGGTCAAATGCAGCCAGGGGCGGCTGGCCTTAATCGCGCACACGGCCACCGAGAAGTTCGGGCATGTCCGCGACGACGTCGACTACTGCTGCATGCCGCTGTTCCACGGCAACGCGATCATGGCGCTGTGGGCGCCGGCGCTGGCCAACGGCGCCACGGTGTGCCTGACGCCGGTGTTCTCGGCGTCCCGGTTCCTGCCCGACGTGCGCTACTTCGGCGCGACGTTCTTCACCTACGTGGGCAAGGCGCTCGCCTATCTGATGGCCACACCCGAGCGGCCCGACGACGCCGACAACGCGCTGGTCCGCGGCTTCGGCACCGAGGCGTCACCGGACGACCAGGCGCAGTTCCGGCGCCGCTTCGGCGCGGAGCTGCTGGAGGGCTACGGCTCGAGCGAGGGTGGCGGCGCCGTCGCGCACGCCCCGGACGCACCGCCGGGGGCGCTGGGCCGGCCGGCCCACCCCGGTGTCGCGGTGGTCGATCCGCAGACGCTGACCGACTGCCCGCCCGCGCTCCTCGACGAGCACAGCCGGGTGCTCAACCCCGACGAGGCCGTGGGCGAAATCGTCGACAAGGCCGGCACCCGGACGTTCGAGGGCTACTACAAAAACGACGACGCCGACGCCGAGCGGATCCGCAACGGCTGGTATTGGACCGGCGACCTCGGGTACCGGGACGAGGCGGGGTTCCTTTACTTCGCCGGCCGCCGCGGCGACTGGATCCGGGTCGACGGCGAGAACACGTCCGCGCTGAGCATCGAGCGTGTGCTGCGCCGGCACCCGGACGTGGTGGCGGCCGGGGTCTACGCGGTGCCCGATCCGCGCTCGGGCGATCAGGTGATGGCGGCCCTCGAGGTGGCCGATCCCGAGAGTTTCGACGCCGCCGGGTTCGCCGCCTACCTGTCCGCCCAGCAAGATTTGGGCAGCAAGGGCGCTCCCCGGTTCCTGAGGCTGTCGACGAGCCTGCCCGTCACCGGCTCCAACAAGGTGCTCAAGCGCGTGCTGCAACGACAGCGCTGGCATACCGACGACCCGGTGTATCGGTGGGCCGGGCGGGGAGCGTCCGCGTACCACCGGATGAGCGCCGACGAAAAGCGCTCGCTCGACGCGGAATTCGCGTCGCACGGCCGGCAGCGCTACCTGTGA
- a CDS encoding nuclear transport factor 2 family protein, translating into MAIIDPNRTWEPLERRLAETTNERHRAVLSVVIEHMKAEAAPDLERLMATLSPDPAYHFWHGAQDVGAKTTDGVRSYYVDFLATRTNILEFEVQRLVVDDDCLVTEGLLKQLYPAAELTRILGMPVDDPDGDYLVVFRQLLLWPIDKSGKIIGEDSYNPGVVSVTKLSRDELPQEYLDLVHASA; encoded by the coding sequence ATGGCGATCATCGACCCCAACCGGACCTGGGAACCGCTGGAGAGGCGGTTGGCCGAAACCACCAACGAGCGGCACCGGGCGGTGCTGAGCGTGGTGATCGAACATATGAAGGCCGAGGCCGCACCGGATTTGGAGCGGTTGATGGCGACGCTGAGCCCCGATCCCGCCTACCACTTTTGGCACGGGGCCCAGGATGTGGGCGCGAAAACCACCGACGGGGTGCGCAGCTACTACGTCGACTTCCTGGCGACCCGCACCAACATTCTCGAGTTCGAGGTGCAGCGGCTCGTCGTCGACGACGACTGCCTGGTGACCGAGGGTCTGCTCAAGCAGCTCTACCCGGCGGCGGAGCTGACGCGCATCCTCGGGATGCCGGTCGACGACCCCGACGGGGATTACCTGGTGGTGTTCCGGCAGCTGCTGCTGTGGCCAATCGACAAGAGCGGCAAGATCATTGGTGAGGACTCCTACAACCCCGGTGTGGTCAGCGTGACCAAGCTGTCCCGCGACGAGCTGCCGCAGGAGTACCTGGACCTCGTGCACGCGTCGGCCTGA
- a CDS encoding GtrA family protein: MSFAEATIARLPRVLQPYLLRHHELIKFAIVGGTTFVIDSAIFYTLKLTILEPKPVTAKVIAGIVAVIASYVLNREWSFRNRGGRERHHEALLFFAFSGVGVLLSMAPLWFSSYVLQLRVPTVSLAVENLADFISAYIIGNLLQMAFRFWAFRRWVFPDQFARTPDKALESALTAGGIAEIFEDEIEGGNVTLLRAWRNRASRLGQLGDSSEPRVSKTS; the protein is encoded by the coding sequence GTGTCCTTCGCCGAAGCCACGATCGCGCGTCTGCCAAGGGTTTTGCAGCCCTATTTGCTACGCCACCACGAACTGATCAAATTCGCCATTGTCGGCGGCACCACGTTCGTCATCGACTCGGCGATTTTCTACACGCTCAAGCTGACAATTCTTGAACCCAAACCGGTCACCGCGAAGGTGATCGCCGGGATCGTGGCGGTCATCGCCTCCTACGTGCTGAACCGGGAATGGAGCTTCCGCAACCGCGGCGGCCGCGAGCGCCACCACGAGGCCCTGCTGTTCTTCGCGTTCAGCGGCGTGGGGGTGCTGCTGTCCATGGCGCCGCTGTGGTTCTCCAGCTACGTGCTGCAACTGCGCGTGCCGACGGTGTCGCTGGCGGTGGAAAACCTCGCCGACTTCATCTCGGCCTACATCATCGGAAACCTGCTGCAGATGGCGTTCCGCTTCTGGGCGTTCCGCCGTTGGGTATTTCCGGACCAGTTTGCCCGCACCCCCGACAAGGCCCTGGAATCCGCCCTCACCGCCGGCGGTATTGCCGAGATCTTCGAAGACGAGATCGAGGGCGGAAACGTCACCCTGCTGCGCGCCTGGCGCAATCGGGCCAGCCGCCTGGGTCAGCTCGGCGATTCCTCGGAACCGAGGGTGTCGAAGACTTCGTGA
- a CDS encoding acyl-CoA carboxylase subunit beta, giving the protein MTSVTDHTAEPAAEHTIDIHTTAGKLAELHKRREESLHPVGEEAVEKVHAKGKLTARERILALLDEDSFVELDALARHRSKNFGLENNRPLGDGVITGYGTIDGRDVCIFSQDATVFGGSLGEVYGEKIVKVQELAIKTGRPLIGINDGAGARIQEGVVSLGLYSRIFRNNILASGVIPQISLIMGAAAGGHVYSPALTDFVVMVDQTSQMFITGPDVIKTVTGEDVTMEELGGAHTHMAKSGTLHYVASGEQDAFDWVRDLLSYLPPNNATDPPRYAEPHPPGAIEDNLTEEDLELDTLIPDSPNQPYDMHEVITRILDDDEFLEVQGGYAQNIVVGFGRIDGRPVGIVANQPTQFAGCLDINASEKAARFVRTCDCFNIPIIMLVDVPGFLPGTGQEYNGIIRRGAKLLYAYGEATVPKITVITRKAYGGAYCVMGSKDMGCDVNIAWPSAQIAVMGASGAVGFVYRKQLSEAAKEGKDVDALRLQLQQEYEDTLVNPYVAAERGYVDAVIPPSHTRGYIGTALRLLERKIAHLPPKKHGNIPL; this is encoded by the coding sequence ATGACGAGCGTTACCGACCACACCGCGGAACCCGCTGCCGAACACACCATCGACATCCACACCACCGCGGGCAAGCTGGCCGAACTGCACAAGCGCCGCGAGGAGTCGCTGCACCCGGTGGGTGAAGAGGCCGTCGAGAAGGTGCACGCCAAGGGCAAGCTGACCGCCCGCGAGCGCATCCTCGCCCTGCTCGACGAGGACTCGTTCGTCGAGCTCGACGCGCTGGCCCGGCACCGGAGCAAGAACTTCGGCCTGGAGAACAACCGCCCGCTCGGCGACGGCGTGATCACCGGCTACGGCACCATCGACGGCCGCGACGTGTGCATCTTCAGCCAGGACGCCACGGTGTTCGGCGGCAGCCTCGGCGAGGTGTACGGCGAGAAGATCGTCAAGGTCCAGGAGCTGGCGATCAAGACCGGGCGCCCGCTGATCGGCATCAACGACGGCGCGGGGGCGCGCATCCAGGAGGGCGTCGTCTCGCTCGGCCTCTACAGCCGCATCTTCCGCAACAACATCCTGGCCTCCGGCGTCATCCCGCAGATCTCGCTGATCATGGGGGCCGCCGCCGGTGGGCACGTCTACTCCCCCGCGCTGACCGACTTCGTGGTCATGGTCGACCAGACCAGCCAGATGTTCATCACCGGGCCCGACGTCATCAAGACCGTGACCGGCGAGGACGTCACCATGGAGGAGCTGGGCGGCGCCCACACCCACATGGCCAAGTCGGGCACCCTGCACTACGTCGCCTCCGGTGAGCAGGACGCCTTCGACTGGGTCCGCGACCTGCTGAGCTACCTGCCGCCCAACAACGCGACCGACCCGCCCCGCTACGCCGAGCCGCACCCGCCCGGCGCCATCGAGGACAACCTCACCGAGGAGGACCTCGAGCTGGACACGCTGATCCCGGACTCGCCCAACCAGCCCTACGACATGCACGAGGTGATCACCCGCATCCTCGACGACGACGAATTCCTGGAAGTCCAGGGGGGTTACGCGCAGAACATCGTCGTCGGGTTCGGCCGCATCGACGGCCGCCCGGTCGGGATCGTGGCCAACCAGCCGACGCAGTTCGCCGGCTGCCTGGACATCAACGCCTCGGAGAAGGCGGCCCGCTTCGTGCGGACCTGCGACTGCTTCAACATCCCGATCATCATGCTGGTCGACGTGCCGGGCTTTTTGCCGGGCACCGGCCAGGAGTACAACGGCATCATCCGGCGCGGCGCCAAGCTGCTGTACGCCTACGGCGAGGCCACCGTCCCCAAGATCACCGTCATCACCCGCAAGGCCTACGGCGGCGCCTACTGCGTCATGGGCTCCAAGGACATGGGCTGCGACGTCAATATCGCCTGGCCGTCGGCGCAGATCGCCGTGATGGGGGCCTCCGGCGCCGTCGGATTCGTCTACCGCAAGCAGCTTTCCGAGGCGGCCAAGGAGGGCAAGGACGTCGACGCGCTGCGCCTGCAGCTGCAGCAGGAGTACGAGGACACCCTGGTCAACCCGTACGTCGCCGCCGAGCGCGGATACGTCGACGCGGTGATCCCGCCCTCGCACACCCGCGGCTACATTGGCACGGCGCTGCGCCTGCTGGAACGCAAGATCGCCCACCTGCCCCCCAAGAAGCACGGGAACATTCCGCTGTGA
- a CDS encoding PH domain-containing protein: protein MGYPDNVLAAGEHVIVHRHPHWKRLIWPVLVLIVVTGLAAFGSGYLNSTHWEQLAKNIIHGVIWGIWLVIVGWLTLWPFGSWLTTHFVVTNRRVMFRHGVLTRTGIDIPLARINSVEFRDRITERMFRTGTLIIESASQDPLEFYDIPRLREVHALLYHEVFDTLGSEESPS from the coding sequence ATGGGCTATCCGGACAACGTGCTGGCCGCCGGCGAGCACGTCATCGTGCATCGGCACCCGCACTGGAAGCGGTTGATCTGGCCGGTGCTGGTTCTCATCGTGGTGACCGGGCTGGCGGCGTTCGGCTCGGGATACCTCAACTCGACGCACTGGGAGCAGCTCGCCAAGAACATCATCCACGGCGTCATCTGGGGGATCTGGCTGGTGATCGTCGGGTGGCTGACGTTGTGGCCCTTCGGAAGCTGGCTGACGACCCATTTCGTGGTGACGAACCGGCGGGTGATGTTCCGGCACGGGGTGTTGACGCGCACCGGGATCGACATCCCGCTGGCCCGGATCAACAGCGTGGAATTCCGCGACCGGATCACCGAGCGAATGTTTCGCACCGGGACGCTGATCATCGAATCGGCGTCACAGGATCCGTTGGAGTTCTACGACATTCCGCGGCTGCGCGAGGTGCACGCGCTGCTGTATCACGAAGTCTTCGACACCCTCGGTTCCGAGGAATCGCCGAGCTGA
- a CDS encoding biotin--[acetyl-CoA-carboxylase] ligase, giving the protein MTDRDQLRAPLDAAALRAELIGTGLGWRQLDVVEQTGSTNADLLARAASGADVAGAVLIAEHQTAGRGRHGRGWSATPRAQITMSVGVSVVDVPSTGWGWLPLATGVAVVDTVAPLLEGSGVRVGLKWPNDVLAGPGDSPGKLAGILAEVAKPVVVIGLGLNVTQSAEEIDGPGATSLLDLGVAEPDRTRLVSDLLRELGRRIVAWRAARGADWALAADYRARSLTLGNRVRAHLPGGKQIDGTATAIDDQGRLCLDSGGQTAVVAAGDVVHLR; this is encoded by the coding sequence GTGACAGACCGAGATCAACTTCGAGCACCACTGGACGCCGCCGCGCTGCGCGCCGAGTTGATCGGCACCGGGCTGGGCTGGCGTCAACTCGACGTCGTCGAGCAGACCGGATCCACCAACGCCGACCTGCTGGCGCGGGCGGCGTCGGGCGCCGACGTCGCCGGCGCCGTGCTGATCGCCGAGCACCAGACCGCCGGCCGCGGGCGGCACGGCCGCGGCTGGTCGGCCACCCCGCGCGCCCAGATCACGATGTCGGTGGGCGTCAGCGTCGTCGACGTCCCCAGCACGGGGTGGGGCTGGCTGCCGCTGGCCACCGGGGTGGCGGTCGTCGACACCGTCGCGCCGCTGCTGGAAGGGTCCGGGGTCCGGGTGGGGCTCAAGTGGCCCAACGACGTGCTGGCCGGGCCGGGCGATTCGCCGGGCAAGCTGGCCGGGATTCTCGCCGAGGTGGCCAAGCCGGTGGTGGTTATCGGCTTGGGGCTCAACGTGACTCAGTCCGCCGAGGAGATCGACGGCCCCGGCGCGACGTCGCTGCTCGATCTCGGCGTGGCCGAACCCGACCGCACGCGGTTGGTGTCGGACCTGCTGCGGGAGCTGGGGCGGCGGATCGTGGCCTGGCGCGCCGCGCGCGGCGCCGACTGGGCGCTGGCCGCCGACTACCGGGCGCGCAGCCTGACCCTCGGCAACCGGGTGCGCGCGCACCTGCCCGGCGGCAAGCAGATCGACGGCACCGCGACCGCCATCGACGATCAGGGCCGGTTGTGCCTGGACAGTGGCGGGCAGACCGCCGTCGTCGCGGCCGGCGATGTGGTGCATTTGCGCTAG
- a CDS encoding PucR family transcriptional regulator, which yields MNADPARMSQLGSDSASVLRIISHFDRLHESAADADTVVRCAALLAECPIGARWASGTVIRYDATGGLEPGGDVPPPAPADEPSVWLERDGPGHALDPVLLDRLAHTLRAVPARAGASGELHIGDPALLEVVLSGKERREDRVRAVRLLGLDEKRNICVLAVSAHSPPEALRIIARQLPGSSVRSTAIGNATAVLCQGPIDTRALSDGLEGAITTAFPGRRTEGANRGPWVGIGASVEALAAATSWQQALGALRFASSTGYGRRAVAYERLSALELLADIPLERVRRQRDVLRIDEIAATPTGALDVDTVEAFLVFGSLRRTAAELHLHHSTVAARLAHVGSQMGWDLNDPMDRFIATLVLMIRRIALSSTELDEPEQA from the coding sequence ATGAACGCCGATCCGGCGCGCATGTCGCAACTGGGTTCCGATTCCGCCTCTGTGCTGCGGATCATCTCCCACTTCGACCGGCTCCACGAGTCGGCGGCCGACGCCGACACCGTGGTGCGCTGCGCGGCGTTGCTGGCCGAGTGCCCGATCGGCGCGCGGTGGGCGTCGGGCACCGTGATTCGTTACGACGCGACGGGCGGCCTGGAACCGGGCGGGGATGTGCCGCCGCCGGCACCGGCGGACGAGCCGAGCGTGTGGCTGGAGCGCGACGGTCCCGGGCACGCCCTCGATCCGGTGCTGCTCGATCGGTTGGCCCACACGCTGCGCGCGGTGCCGGCGCGCGCCGGGGCGTCGGGCGAGTTGCACATCGGGGACCCGGCGCTGCTCGAAGTCGTGCTGTCCGGCAAGGAGCGCCGGGAGGATCGGGTGCGGGCGGTCCGCCTGCTCGGGCTGGACGAGAAGCGCAACATCTGCGTGCTGGCGGTGTCGGCGCACTCGCCGCCCGAGGCGCTGCGGATCATCGCCCGCCAGCTTCCGGGCTCGTCGGTGCGCTCGACCGCCATCGGGAACGCGACGGCCGTGCTGTGCCAGGGGCCCATCGACACCCGGGCGCTCTCCGACGGGCTGGAGGGCGCGATCACCACCGCGTTCCCGGGACGGCGCACCGAGGGGGCGAACCGGGGTCCCTGGGTCGGCATCGGTGCCAGCGTCGAAGCGCTGGCCGCGGCCACCTCCTGGCAGCAGGCGCTGGGCGCGCTGCGCTTCGCGTCGTCGACCGGTTACGGCAGGCGCGCCGTGGCCTACGAGCGGCTCAGCGCGCTGGAGCTGTTGGCCGACATCCCCCTGGAACGGGTGCGTCGGCAACGAGATGTGTTGCGGATCGACGAGATTGCCGCGACACCTACGGGTGCGCTCGACGTCGACACCGTGGAGGCCTTCCTCGTATTCGGGTCGCTGCGGCGCACGGCCGCCGAACTGCATCTGCATCACAGCACCGTCGCGGCGCGGCTCGCGCATGTGGGGTCGCAGATGGGGTGGGATCTCAACGATCCGATGGACCGGTTCATCGCCACGCTGGTGCTCATGATCCGGCGGATCGCGCTGTCCTCGACCGAACTCGACGAACCGGAACAGGCCTGA
- a CDS encoding FAD-binding protein: protein MDARLLGPADWTAECDVLVAGSGGGGVTGAYTAAREGLDVLLVEATAKFGGTTAYSGGGGVWFPCNPVLLRAGTDDTIEDALTYYRAVVGDRTPRELQETYVRGGAPLIEYLEADPNLKFVPLPWPDYYGKAPKARLDGQRHIAAKPLAVAAAPEFRDAIRGPLDTDRLGAEPPSDYYVGGRALIARFLKAIGEYPGASLQRDTALVDLVVDDGRVTGAIVETGGQRRAVRTRRGVLLAAGGFEGNDELRRKYGVPGSARDTMGGPGSRGLALQAGIAAGADTDLLDQAWWSPGMTHPDGRSAFALWFTGGIFVNQDGDRFVNESRAYDRAGREIIAQLQDGSITLPYWMIYDDSEGEVPPVKAANVSIVETEKYVAAGLWHSADTLEELAAKIGVPGERLAATVKRFNGFAASGVDEDFGRGDEAFDRAFSAGASPLVPIDSPPYHAAAFGISDLGTKGGLRTDAAARVLDTSGHPIPGLYAAGNTMAAPSGTAYPGGGNPIGTSMLFSHLAVLDMRDRRS from the coding sequence ATGGACGCCCGCCTCTTGGGACCCGCGGACTGGACGGCCGAATGCGACGTACTGGTCGCGGGATCGGGCGGCGGCGGCGTGACCGGCGCGTACACCGCGGCGCGCGAAGGCCTCGACGTGCTCCTGGTCGAGGCCACCGCGAAATTCGGTGGCACCACGGCGTATTCCGGCGGGGGCGGCGTGTGGTTCCCGTGCAATCCGGTGCTGCTGCGCGCCGGCACCGACGACACCATCGAGGACGCGCTCACCTACTACCGCGCCGTGGTCGGCGATCGCACCCCGCGCGAGCTGCAGGAAACCTACGTCCGCGGCGGCGCGCCGCTGATCGAGTACCTGGAGGCCGACCCGAACCTGAAGTTCGTGCCGCTGCCGTGGCCCGACTACTACGGCAAGGCGCCCAAGGCGCGCCTCGACGGCCAGCGCCACATCGCGGCCAAGCCGCTGGCGGTGGCCGCCGCCCCCGAGTTCCGCGACGCGATCCGCGGGCCGCTGGACACCGACCGGCTCGGCGCCGAACCGCCGTCGGACTACTACGTCGGGGGCCGCGCGCTGATCGCCCGCTTCCTCAAGGCCATCGGCGAGTACCCGGGCGCGTCGCTGCAGCGCGACACCGCGCTGGTCGACCTCGTGGTAGACGACGGCCGGGTCACCGGCGCGATCGTCGAGACCGGCGGGCAGCGCCGCGCCGTCCGCACCCGCCGGGGCGTGCTGCTGGCTGCCGGCGGCTTCGAGGGCAACGACGAGCTGCGGCGGAAGTACGGGGTGCCGGGCAGCGCGCGAGACACCATGGGGGGCCCGGGAAGTCGTGGTCTGGCGCTGCAGGCCGGCATCGCCGCGGGCGCGGACACCGACCTGCTGGACCAGGCCTGGTGGTCGCCGGGCATGACCCATCCCGACGGCCGGTCCGCCTTCGCGCTGTGGTTCACCGGCGGCATCTTTGTCAACCAGGACGGCGACCGATTCGTCAACGAGTCCCGGGCCTACGACCGGGCCGGCCGCGAGATCATCGCGCAACTGCAGGACGGCTCAATCACGTTGCCGTACTGGATGATCTACGACGACTCCGAGGGCGAGGTGCCGCCGGTCAAGGCGGCCAACGTCTCCATCGTCGAGACCGAGAAGTACGTCGCCGCCGGCCTGTGGCACTCCGCGGACACCCTCGAGGAGCTGGCCGCCAAGATCGGGGTGCCGGGCGAGCGGCTGGCGGCAACGGTGAAGCGGTTCAACGGTTTTGCCGCCTCCGGCGTCGACGAGGACTTCGGCCGCGGCGACGAGGCGTTCGATCGCGCGTTCTCGGCGGGCGCCTCGCCGCTGGTGCCCATCGACTCGCCGCCCTATCACGCCGCCGCGTTCGGCATCTCGGACCTGGGCACCAAAGGCGGCCTGCGCACCGACGCCGCGGCGCGGGTGCTCGACACGTCCGGCCACCCGATTCCGGGCCTGTACGCGGCGGGCAACACCATGGCCGCTCCCAGCGGCACCGCGTATCCCGGTGGGGGCAACCCGATCGGAACCAGCATGCTGTTCAGCCACCTGGCCGTCCTGGACATGCGCGACCGTCGGTCCTGA